A stretch of the Phyllopteryx taeniolatus isolate TA_2022b chromosome 5, UOR_Ptae_1.2, whole genome shotgun sequence genome encodes the following:
- the lrrc61 gene encoding leucine-rich repeat-containing protein 61 isoform X1, translating to MDSKRDNKEQEGEVEKITAVLLKSHSGEFDLESILFLKFRCLGIHDLGCIGECMNLERLDLSGNNIVNLAPLSSLRLLSVLNLSANRISNLEPLHTCDNLQNLNLAGNIISSIDNLICLQSLRKIESIRLNDNTYNYSNPVCRNMSYRTVVLEMFPNVKVLDGERVVGRGSDLYQLCKDIDDTIKAGLYKNGQLVEHQDCKPWVEDTYWDIKQSNNAIVEEAYKQFNDILHECRLLNNRATHAISQTERSMSLKKQPKQYAI from the exons ATGGACTCAAAGCGTGATAATAAAGAGCAAG AGGGAGAGGTCGAGAAGATAACCGCTGTACTGCTCAAGTCGCACTCGGGAGAGTTTGATTTGGAGTCCATACTGTTTCTCAAATTTAGGTGTCTCG GAATACATGATCTTGGGTGTATAGGGGAGTGTATGAATTTGGAGAGACTGGACCTATCTGGCAATAATATTGTCAATTTAGCTCCACTGTCGTCTCTTCGGCTGCTTTCTGTTCTCAATTTGTCTGCTAATAGGATTTCCAATTTAG AACCCCTGCACACTTGTGACAATCTACAAAATTTAAACCTCGCTGGTAATATCATCTCCAG TATCGATAACCTTATCTGCCTTCAGTCTTTGAGAAAGATAGAAAGTATTCGTCTCAATGACAACACCTACAATTATTCAAATCCAG TGTGCAGAAACATGTCATATAGAACCGTAGTTCTTGAGATGTTCCCCAATGTCAAGGTGCTAGATG GGGAGAGAGTCGTCGGACGTGGGAGCGACTTGTACCAGCTATGCAAAGACATTGATGACACCATTAAAG CCGGTCTATACAAGAATGGACAACTTGTTGAACATCAGGATTGCAAGCCATGGGTCGAGGATACTTACTGGGACATAAAACAATCCAACAATGCCATTGTTGAAGAAGCCTACAAGCAGTTTAACG ACATTCTTCATGAATGCAGACTCCTAAACAACAGAGCAACCCATGCAATTTCCCAGACTGAAAGATCAATGAGCCTGAAGAAGCAGCCAAAGCAGTATGCCATCTGA
- the lrrc61 gene encoding leucine-rich repeat-containing protein 61 isoform X2 → MDSKRDNKEQEGEVEKITAVLLKSHSGEFDLESILFLKFRCLEPLHTCDNLQNLNLAGNIISSIDNLICLQSLRKIESIRLNDNTYNYSNPVCRNMSYRTVVLEMFPNVKVLDGERVVGRGSDLYQLCKDIDDTIKAGLYKNGQLVEHQDCKPWVEDTYWDIKQSNNAIVEEAYKQFNDILHECRLLNNRATHAISQTERSMSLKKQPKQYAI, encoded by the exons ATGGACTCAAAGCGTGATAATAAAGAGCAAG AGGGAGAGGTCGAGAAGATAACCGCTGTACTGCTCAAGTCGCACTCGGGAGAGTTTGATTTGGAGTCCATACTGTTTCTCAAATTTAGGTGTCTCG AACCCCTGCACACTTGTGACAATCTACAAAATTTAAACCTCGCTGGTAATATCATCTCCAG TATCGATAACCTTATCTGCCTTCAGTCTTTGAGAAAGATAGAAAGTATTCGTCTCAATGACAACACCTACAATTATTCAAATCCAG TGTGCAGAAACATGTCATATAGAACCGTAGTTCTTGAGATGTTCCCCAATGTCAAGGTGCTAGATG GGGAGAGAGTCGTCGGACGTGGGAGCGACTTGTACCAGCTATGCAAAGACATTGATGACACCATTAAAG CCGGTCTATACAAGAATGGACAACTTGTTGAACATCAGGATTGCAAGCCATGGGTCGAGGATACTTACTGGGACATAAAACAATCCAACAATGCCATTGTTGAAGAAGCCTACAAGCAGTTTAACG ACATTCTTCATGAATGCAGACTCCTAAACAACAGAGCAACCCATGCAATTTCCCAGACTGAAAGATCAATGAGCCTGAAGAAGCAGCCAAAGCAGTATGCCATCTGA